One window of the Spea bombifrons isolate aSpeBom1 chromosome 8, aSpeBom1.2.pri, whole genome shotgun sequence genome contains the following:
- the OVOL3 gene encoding putative transcription factor ovo-like protein 3 yields the protein MPRSFLVKRRRSITRISSWGHLIDAERGDLYIPDTVFYAFFSIPSASSILQGPFSCRACRKSFPLQRMLTRHLKCHSIQKRHRCPCCGKGFNDTFDLKRHMRTHTGIRPYKCPACDKSFTQRCSLESHLRKIHGVLQSYAYRQRRSKIYVCEDCGFTSPNADTYTLHVIEVHPSSPVLSKHLRKRGAGVMRAEIGVLLHPTPRYPSNTNYSR from the exons ATGCCACGTTCATTCTTGGTAAAACGACGTCGATCCATCACAAGGATCTCCAGTTGGGGGCATCTTATAGATGCAGAAAGAGGGGACCTGTATATCCCAG ACACAGTTTT CTATGCCTTCTTTTCCATACCCTCTGCCTCTTCCATCTTGCAGGGTCCATTTTCTTGCCGTGCCTGCCGCAAATCCTTTCCGCTACAGCGTATGCTGACACGACATCTAAAGTGCCACAGCATACAGAAGAGACACCGGTGTCCTTGCTGTGGGAAAGGCTTCAATGACACCTTTGATCTCAAGCGTCACATGAGAACTCACACAG GGATACGTCCCTACAAATGTCCAGCCTGTGACAAGTCCTTTACACAGCGTTGCTCCCTGGAATCCCATCTACGCAAGATCCACGGAGTTCTGCAGAGTTATGCTTACCGCCAACGCCGCTCCAAGATCTACGTGTGCGAGGACTGTGGCTTTACATCCCCAAATGCAGACACTTACACCCTGCATGTCATTGAGGTCCACCCCAGTAGCCCTGTTCTCTCCAAGCATCTCAGAAAACGGGGGGCCGGagttatgagggcagaaattgGAGTCTTGCTACATCCAACGCCACGATATCCTTCAAATACTAATTATTCAAGATGA
- the POLR2I gene encoding DNA-directed RNA polymerase II subunit RPB9 isoform X1, whose translation MDADGSYEPGFVGIRFCQECNNMLYPKEDKENRILLYACRNCDYQQEADNSCIYVNKITHEVDELTQIIADVSQDPTLPRTEDHPCSKFLSSRCGHKEAVFFQSHSARAEDAMRLYYVCTAPHCGHRWTE comes from the exons ATGGACGCGGACGGGTCGTACGAGCCGGGTTTTGTAGGGATTCGCTTCTGCCAGGAATG caaCAATATGTTGTATCCCAAAGAAGACAAAGAGAATCGGATTCTCCTCTATGCG tGTCGAAATTGTGACTACCAACAAGAGGCAGACAACAGCTGTATATATGTCAATAAGATAACACATGAAGTGGA TGAGCTGACTCAGATCATCGCTGATGTGTCTCAGGACCCCACGCTGCCGCGTACAGAGGATCATCCGTGTTCCAA ATTTTTGTCTTCCAGATGTGGACACAAAGAAGCAGTATTCTTCCAGTCTCACAGTGCACGTGCTGAG gATGCCATGAGATTGTATTATGTTTGTACAGCACCTCATTGTGGTCATCGCTGGACAGAATGA
- the POLR2I gene encoding DNA-directed RNA polymerase II subunit RPB9 isoform X2, whose protein sequence is MDADGSYEPGFVGIRFCQECNNMLYPKEDKENRILLYACRNCDYQQEADNSCIYVNKITHEVDELTQIIADVSQDPTLPRTEDHPCSKCGHKEAVFFQSHSARAEDAMRLYYVCTAPHCGHRWTE, encoded by the exons ATGGACGCGGACGGGTCGTACGAGCCGGGTTTTGTAGGGATTCGCTTCTGCCAGGAATG caaCAATATGTTGTATCCCAAAGAAGACAAAGAGAATCGGATTCTCCTCTATGCG tGTCGAAATTGTGACTACCAACAAGAGGCAGACAACAGCTGTATATATGTCAATAAGATAACACATGAAGTGGA TGAGCTGACTCAGATCATCGCTGATGTGTCTCAGGACCCCACGCTGCCGCGTACAGAGGATCATCCGTGTTCCAA ATGTGGACACAAAGAAGCAGTATTCTTCCAGTCTCACAGTGCACGTGCTGAG gATGCCATGAGATTGTATTATGTTTGTACAGCACCTCATTGTGGTCATCGCTGGACAGAATGA